A window of Bacillus kexueae genomic DNA:
TAACACCTTCACGAAACAACTGATGGTCATCTATTAAAACTATCTTAATTTTATCCGTCATGTCTACTCCTCCCACTACCATTGTCGCGATTTTATCTAAAAAGCGTCAATCCGTCAAATTACGCATTTCGAGGGACTTGTATCACGATTACAGTTCCTTGTCCCGGCATTGAGTTAATGACTATTTTCCCATCCAACAACTCAACGCGTTCTTTCATTCCCATCAAACCAAAGGAATTTTTCTTTTCTGCACGAACTTGGTTGACTAAAAAGCCTTTTCCATTGTCTCTAATGACAAGGTTGATTTTATCAGTTAGCACTTCTACTTTTACGTCAATTTGTGATGCTTCGGCATGCTTCAATGCGTTTGTAACCGCTTCTTGAACTAACCGAAAAAGTGCCACTTCAAATTGCGTTGGTAGGCGCTCCTCTTCTGTCCCATGTGAATGGAAGACAATTTTCGTATTCCCATCATATTCTTCGACCGTCGCTAAGTATTTTCTGAGGGTTGGAATCAAACCTAAGTCATCTAAAGCCATCGGACGCAAATCATAGATAATTCGTCGCACTTCATATAAAGCTCCTCGAACCATTTCACGGAAGCTCCGAATTTCCTTAAACCCTTCTTCTGTGCCTCTCTCACGAAAGATTCGGTCTATCAAATCAGAACGCATCAGTACGTTTGCCAATAGTTGTGCAGGACCATCGTGAATTTCACGTGATAAGCGTTTCCGCTCCTCTTCTTGGGCCTCGATAATTCGTAAGCCGAACTCTTGTTTTTGACGAGCATCCTCAAGTACGTCTCCCATTTGACGAAGATCCTGGTTTAAGTAATTAAGCACAACGGAGATTTGCCCGACTAAATGTTCAGACCGCTCAATCATATCTTGCAATCCAACAAGACGTCGCTCCAATTCATCACGTCGGTTTCTTAAAAGCTTTTCTTTCTCTACTAACGTTGCTAGCTCAAGCTGAAGAGCATGCGCCTTTTCATAAGCTACCCGAATATCTTCTTCTGTAAACTTTTGAAAATTACGGTTCACTTCTACGAGGCGCTGCCGTGCATATTTCGATTGAATTGCCAATTTATCACTTTTATCAATGACTTCATTGACCTGTTCTTTTATCACTTTTAACTCTCGTACTAAGTTTTCATATTCCTGGCGAGAGGTTTCCCCAATTTTAAAAATTTCATTTTTACTATTTTGAACAGCTTGAAGCATATTCTCAATGATTTTATCTAAAACTTTTGAATCAAAAGTTTTGGAATCCACTGTTAAAACCTCCATTGTTAAAAACTTGTAACCAAAACTTCAATTGATGTAAGAAATTTGTCGTTTTATAATAGAAGAATGTAATTGTCTCATTATTCTTCCATAATATATATACTTTTAAAAGAGCAGAATGTCTTAATTCTCTTGCCAAATCCTTTAAAGGAGGTGGACAAGCGTGCTTACATCCTATTATACCGTTAAAGAATACGGTGAGCATGAAATTGTCATTGAAAAATCAAGATTCATCTGTTATTTAAGTCGTGCCAAAACTGAAGAAGAAGCACAACAGTTCATACAAGAAA
This region includes:
- a CDS encoding sensor histidine kinase translates to MEVLTVDSKTFDSKVLDKIIENMLQAVQNSKNEIFKIGETSRQEYENLVRELKVIKEQVNEVIDKSDKLAIQSKYARQRLVEVNRNFQKFTEEDIRVAYEKAHALQLELATLVEKEKLLRNRRDELERRLVGLQDMIERSEHLVGQISVVLNYLNQDLRQMGDVLEDARQKQEFGLRIIEAQEEERKRLSREIHDGPAQLLANVLMRSDLIDRIFRERGTEEGFKEIRSFREMVRGALYEVRRIIYDLRPMALDDLGLIPTLRKYLATVEEYDGNTKIVFHSHGTEEERLPTQFEVALFRLVQEAVTNALKHAEASQIDVKVEVLTDKINLVIRDNGKGFLVNQVRAEKKNSFGLMGMKERVELLDGKIVINSMPGQGTVIVIQVPRNA